The sequence CCTCCCTGGACTGGTCTCATCCTTTTCTTTCCCCTTCCGTCATAGTGACAGGAACGTCTTCGGATCCTTGTACGGGTGACACTTCACGCAGTCTTTTCTCGCCTGGGTCTCTGTTACGGTCCATACGTGGGGTTTATGGCAGTCTTTGCACTGCATTCCCGCGACCTTGATATGGTACTCGTGCTTACCCGTTGAGGGGACATTGCTGTGGCATTTCATGCAGTCATTCCAGTCAGGTCTCACCCTCTTGTGGGGCTGGTGGCACTCATAGCAGTAGAACTGCATCGGTGCGCTGTCAGGGACATTGATCTTTATCGCCTTCCTGATGATATCGGGCGACGGCTGGAAATGCTTTACGTCGATCGTCCCGCCGGCAATGAGCTCCTGTCTCACCTCTTCATCGCCATGACAGAAGAGACATTTCTTCCTTCCCGGCCTCAGGTTCTTCGTCCTTTCCGTGTGGCAGTTGAGGCAGGCGAGCTTCTCCATGCCCGTACCATGGACGTCTTTGCCGATATGACACTTCAGGCAGAACCTCTCCTCAGTCGGGAACTTATGGATAACGTATCCATGACACTGCGTGCACTCGAGATTTGCTGTTGTCGCATGCCGTATGTGGTATTGCGATTTCGAGACGTTTGGCGCGTCCGGGTACTTCTTGTTCTTCTCCCAGTGGCAGTTCATGCAGAATCTCTTCTTTACGATGATCTCCCCGTGCCTCGGGGATACGGTCTTGTGGCCGAGAAAGACGAACTTGTACATCTGCACCATCTGTTCTTGCTTTGTGGAATGGTGACAGTCATGGCAGTTTACCCTGTTGTGCTCGCTCCTTGCCCATGCTGCGTTGGCTGAGTCATGAACGTGGCAGAGGATGCAGGCCTGGGGATCGTTTTCGAAATAGTCATTGATCTTGTAGCCGACGGTACCTGCTGAAAGGAGGAAGAGGAAGAGAAAGACCATGATGAGGATCTTTGCCTTCCGTGACAGTCTTTCAGTAAACCAGGTTGTTATCTTGTCAAGCACAGCCAATCCTCCTTCCCTCAGTTATCGTCTGATTTCCTTGAAAGTCTCATATGCAGCTCGTACCGTCTTGTCAATGTCCTTCGCTGTATGAGCAAGGGAGAGAAAGCCCGCCTCGAACTGTGAGGGCGCTATATTAATGCCTCTCTCGAGCATTCCCATGAAGAACCGGGCAAATTTCGTGGTATCAGAGGTTTTTGCCGAGGGGTAGTCGATGACCTCTCTGTCGGTAAAATAGCTGCAAAACATCGTTCCTGCCCTGTAAAACCGCGTCGTGACACCTGCCTTTCCGGCGGCGTCCTTCAATCCTTCTTCAAGGCGCTCCATGGTCCCGTCGAGTCTTTCGTATGTGCCTTTTCTCGAGAGGACCTTCAGGGTCTCAATGCCGGCGGTCATTGCGACGGGGTTTCCAGAAAGGGTACCTGCCTGATAGACCGGACCTTCCGGAGCGACCATGGCCATGATCTCACCTTTCCCGCCGTATGCGCCCACAGGCATACCGCCTCCGATGATCTTGCCGAGGCAGGTCATGTCGGGCTTTATCCCGTAATGCGCCTGTGCCCCTCCGTAGGCAACTCTAAACCCTGTCATCACCTCGTCGA comes from Thermodesulfovibrionales bacterium and encodes:
- a CDS encoding cytochrome c3 family protein translates to MLDKITTWFTERLSRKAKILIMVFLFLFLLSAGTVGYKINDYFENDPQACILCHVHDSANAAWARSEHNRVNCHDCHHSTKQEQMVQMYKFVFLGHKTVSPRHGEIIVKKRFCMNCHWEKNKKYPDAPNVSKSQYHIRHATTANLECTQCHGYVIHKFPTEERFCLKCHIGKDVHGTGMEKLACLNCHTERTKNLRPGRKKCLFCHGDEEVRQELIAGGTIDVKHFQPSPDIIRKAIKINVPDSAPMQFYCYECHQPHKRVRPDWNDCMKCHSNVPSTGKHEYHIKVAGMQCKDCHKPHVWTVTETQARKDCVKCHPYKDPKTFLSL